From Quercus lobata isolate SW786 chromosome 11, ValleyOak3.0 Primary Assembly, whole genome shotgun sequence:
GTGTACAATCAAAGTGATGCGTTTTATGTGAAAGTAATCACAATTTGCAATCTCATGAGCTTAAGcgtttttttaagttaaaatttgaaatttggttttttgggGTTGCTAATGCTTTGCACTTTCAGGTTAACAATGaacttatttcttttgtttttacaatAAGTCTAGATACATAATAAATctcaattatttatatattttatctttACAATTGTTGAGATGATGGGCAGTGATTGgtgtaaaataaaagtgatgtcaatatTGGTCCCATTATGAAAGTAACATTAAACTAATCACATGCTGCAACATAAGCCTCTTATGTTGTGAAGAGAGTCGTGAAATTTGTTGTTTGTAACAGATGAAACGTTGAGAGCTTTGtgaatttaaattctttattgTGGATGTATAATATAGAAGTTGAAGGGTTGTATTTGGAGAGACCACTTGTTAGACAATATACGATCCCTAAGTTTAGAAAGAAGTAAAGAACAAGTGTCAATTTGAGTTTTAGAAAGAACGAAGAAATAGACTTGGAAATTGTTTACCATTCGGAGAAAAGGAAGCTATTTTTTATCCTATTTAGAATCTTTGTCCACTTACATCCAAAATGGGAGTCTAGAAGTGGAGGAAAATCATCGTACAGTGCTTTGTTTAATCAAGAAGTTTGATATAAGATAGCTTCCTTTCCTAGGTACTCATAAACATTTTCAAGtatagagagagggagagagggggagagagagcGACAGATTGTTTGGGATACCTAAGAGCTGTTACAGAGGTACTGAATCATGTGGTGCATGCTATGTCCCCCCCCAAAACcccaaacacacacacgcacacacatataagggagagagagagagagagttacacATGGTTTAACTTATAGTAATTTAcatcatttaataattttttattggaggtgcATCTTGACATACCCATTGTTGGATTACATTTCTTGTTATACTCTCTGTGCTTACAAAATTTGAAGATAATCATTAATCAATATCTAtctgatttataattttttttaataataatctataaatttttaaaatttcaatggtagtttgttttgttttattttatatatttattttgttttttgtactttagaattatgcataaaagatgagtttatggatcaaatagtaagCAACAATCAATTGGCATGAAATTCTATgtacttgttaagaacataaagaaaatgtaatttcatTGTGggatttctaaaatattaatCCAATAAAGAATTATTTGGCGATGTAACATTAAAGAAAAGCTGCACAAAGTGTAACTTGATCCTGATCCGTGGCATTGCCTTCTCTCCCTTATCATGAGAACCTGGGTTCAAAAACCCCCTCTCCTATTGTTGTAACTATCTAACTATCAAAAATATTCTTCTTGGTTTAAAATATAATCCTTTGGATGTGTACTACTTGTGGAACTCTTTGTTGCTACTTGATCCTGATCCATGGCATTGCCTTCTCTCCCTTATCATGAGAACCTGGGTTCAAAAACCCCCTCTCCTATTGTTGTAACTATCTAACTGTCAAAAATATTCTTCTTGGTTTAAAATATATTCCTTTGGATGTGTACTACTTGTGGAACTCTTTGTTGCTATATCATTACTTCACAGGTGCTGGAATTTGATTTTATGTTCtcaattaatatattatttggcTAACAGGGTTCAATTCTAGGTGTTGTGGCTGATGTGCTTGGAAAGTCATACCATACTCAACTCATTGCAACGGAAGACATAGATGGGACAGCAAAAACAGCTCGAGCCGGTGATTGTGGCTTTTTAAAACCCCACATATTTACCCTAACAATTCCACAGGTAACTAATTATTTAATAGAacaaactttgaaatttttgttgtgtgtaAGCACTTTGAGTTATTTATTGTCTAAATTTATTAGGTTTGATtcattttcaactaaaattttcttttcctatctTCCAAGGTTGATGGGGGCTCCAatctatcaataaaaattagttgGTCTCAGAAACTTTTATATAGTGACGGGGAGTTGTTCTTGAATGTACCATTTACTTTCCCCGAGTATGTCACTCCTCTTCTAAAGAAACttccaaaaaaagagaagataCAACTAAATGCGAATGCTGGTACTGGAACTCAAGTTTTGTGCAAGAAAATTAGTCATCCTTTAAAGGTGCATATTTCATTAACACTTCCATGGTAGTATGGTACTTTAAATTCATTATATTCTTAATAACTGATGTGGTTCTTTTACCCTGGCTTTTAGGAAATAAGGCGCAAGGTAGGAAACTTGGGCTTCTTATATGAATCAGAAGTTCTCTCATGGTCAAGTACTGATTTTAGTTTCTCCTACACTGTAAGATACAGattacttttttctctttttggtcaCCATATCTTGATCCTGGACAGTTGACTGCTTATCAAAAGATGGTTTCTTAGAATGtgaatgtaaataaaaaaatctgatCATATTAGAGATGCATGGGTATTTTCGTGAGAAGCCTTTTCACTGTGATATGTACAGATTCTATAGAAGCTTATCGTTCTAGCTCATCTGCTTGCTTTTCAGGTCTCTTCAAGTCATATATTTGGCAGTGTGCTCTTGCAATCTCCGTCTTTGGATGACAATGATCAAAGAGAGATATTTTGTGTCTATCTTTTTCCGGGAAATCAGAAAAGTAGGAAGGTTGGTCTAGTACTTCATCATTTAATGGATatgttttgtattttgattttcttttattataatttttttcccatttaatCTAATCTGATAGGTGTTCAGAAAGGATatagtttttattgttgatataaGTGGAAGCATGCGGGGAAAGCCAATTGATGATACAAAGGATGCACTATTTGCGGCCCTGTCTAAGCTTGATCCAGAGGATTCATTTAGCATTATAGCTTTTAATGGAGAGACTTATCTGTTTTCAACATCACTGGAATTGGCAACCAAGGAAGCTGTTGAAAGGGCCATTCAATGGATAATTGTGAACTTTGTAGCTGGGGGTGCTACAAACATTTTACTTCCCCTGAACACGGTATGATTTTGCAGTTGGTTCAGTATCTTTTTATCTAGACTTTACTTATCATATGCACTTCtagttttgacttttttttttgacattgaTGCCACTTGGGAAGTATCAAAAGATAAGTTGCTCTTCTCTTTCAGGCAATGGAGATGCTATCCAATGTCCAGGGTTCAGTTCCCATCATTTTTCTAGTTACTGATGGGGCTGTAGAGGATGAGAGACATATTTGTGATACAATGAAAAATTATCTAAGAGATGGAAGACCAATATGTCCACGAATTTTCACTTTTGGAATAGGTaatggtttttgttttatttttattttctgcttgGAAGCCTTGTGCTGGTTAGCTGCCTCAAGACTGTTTAGAAGTATTTCTGATATTTTCAAATGTGATGTAAACAAATCTTTGCTTCTGCTGAGTATcagtgacatttttttttcctgattaaTTAGAAGTTTAGAACATGTTTGGTATTTATGCACTTGCACCTATTGGAATTATGATTTCTTATTTTATGTAGTACTTCTAGTTGACTAGTTATCTGGATGTATTTCAGGTTCATTCTGCAACCATTATTTCCTGCGAATGCTTGCAACAATTGGCAGGGGCCAATATGATGCTGCTTATGATATAGGTCAGTCCTGTAAATTGAATTTGCAAAACTAAATTTGAATTAGTTAATTCTTGGGAGCTTGTTGATATGGTTAAGATGACATAATTTTGGATGTCGATATGAATGATTTATGTTACACTAAgcaattggaaaattttgaactCTCTAGAATTCAGTGTGATAAGTTATGTTAGAATTACGTCGTTAAATGATTAAACTAACCATGTTCCAAGAGCTTAAGCATTTGggaaaattgttaattttacaTGGTATCAGTGCAGGAGGTCTTGAGTTCGATCCCTATCTCCCTCCACTCCACCTCTCATTTAAAATCCCACGTGTTGGGCCTCATGGATTAAAAAGGAATTTGAGCCCACACCGGGGGGaggtgttagaattatgtggttaaatgattaaattaaccTTTTCCTAagagcttaagcttttgggagaattggtaatttaacaagTTAAATGAGTACAGTTTTTAGGTCTGGTTTTGGGTACTGTTCCTCCATTTTCTGGCAATGTCCATTCACTTTGTAGCAAATTCTACAAGAGATTTGAGTgctcaaatttatttatttattttttttttgggggataaATTTGACATACTCAGTGAGTATGGCTGTAAGTCTTACAGCTTATATGTGAACTTTGAGCCCTTATTGCATTATAATTATACTGTGCATATACATGGATTAAATCTGAAGCTATGATGTGCAAGTGCATGGGTTTTATTTCAAAACGCTCAAGTTTAGGACTATAAGAACATCAACCTCCAAGACCCTGCCTTAATGGGACCAGCATTAGGTCATGGCCTTTATTTGCAATGGTACACAACCCAGTAGTTTGCCAATTATGTGATGTTAAGAATGATGGGAATTGAAACGAGTTGTGTTTATATTTAGGATTAAGATATGTATTCCTATTTGTCTACATTAGGAAGTACTCTTTTAATTAGATAGTATTCATTAATAAGAAACAATTGTAAATTTATGATTTTCTCTTGTATCAATAAAACCCAAGCTTATcgattctttcttcttcttgttttaaCTGTCAGATTCTGTTGAATTCCGAATGCAAAAATTGTTTACCAGAGCTTTGTCTCCCATTTTTGCAAATATAACTCTGGACATTTTGGATGATCTCAATGAAGTTGAGGTAACTCCCTCTCTCGTCTTTAAGTGTTCTCAAACATGCCTCATAGTTTTTACCATGAAACTACATTATTCCAATAGTATCACATgcatataattaaaattgtCTCTTCCTTTGTGCGTTGACCTTTATATCTCTAAGGACCAACTTAGGCTCTGCCTTTCTATGCTAATGATAAATTAGGATTTATGTTTGAGAATAACTTCTGTCATCACTGTGAGGAAGATCTACCATCATGCTTTCTATAGTTCTATAATTTTCTAGATTTTCTTTCCCTGATGTGTGAGGTTTATTCTCCAACTGTCTGTTTGTCTTTATTTCTATTTACTAATTATCCAAGGgatgatataaaattatattttctatgcaTTTATTATGGAATCAGTCTTAGACATAATACATCTGCTGAAAGTTGACAAATATatccaaaatttattaaatatggTAATCTATTCTTACCTGATATATCTGCAAATATTGTGACAGGTGTACCCTTTTCATATTCCAGATCTTTCGTCTGAGAGTCCATTGACTGTATCTGGAAGATACCAGGGAAATTTTCCTGACACTATTGAAGCTAAAGGTGTCTTGGCTGATTTGAGTAATTATATGATAGAATTGAAAGTAGAAAAAGCAAAGGACATACCTATTGACAGGGTAAGAAACCAACTTGTCAGTCTGCTCACCTTTACTTATTTATGTTGTATCTTTTGGTCAAGTATGGTGATTCCAGATGTTCTTACGTATACATACATGTGTTTGTGTGGTTAGCTTAATTTTAATACTCTGTCAAGAGAAGCATTACCTGATTTGGAATTTAGGCTAATTACATGATGGCAAAGATTTGACCCATGTTGGAACTGCCACCTCTTAAATACATATCTTAACTTGTCAACATGCTTATTCATTTTccatttagtttttaaatatatgtcaTGGGTTATTTTCTGAAAGTTACACGATGGCAAAGATTTGATCCATGTTGGAGCTGCCACCTCTTAAAAACAATCTATTAACTTGTCAACATGCTTTTTCATTTGCAatccattttctttttagtttaaaatatatgtCATGGGTGATTTGTCGAAAAAGAAGCTTATGTCCCTCGTATTTCTTGTGTGGCTTGTGTATTGTTTAAGGTAGTGGCGCTTTCATATTATAACTACAAGGCTTGTTTTCTTGTCACTCATTTGTGTCTTTTCTGCAACAggtgtttgcaaaagaacagaTAGAACTACTTACAGCTCAGGCGTGGCTTTCAGAAAATAAACAGCTTGAGGAAAAGGTATGTAGTTTAGTGTTCAATTATCCCCTTTGttcaacacccccccccccccccccccacacacacacacacacacacaaaaaaaaaaaaaaaaagtatgtagaTACAAAATGGCTTGATTTGACTTTTGAGCTGGATCAAATTGAATGCTTTTTAGCAAGTTCAATTCTAAACTAGGATTGAATAATTTGAATCTTCCTAGAAAATTTACAATAGCTAGTTTCTGAATAATAGAATTCTGATCGCTTTAATTACAACCTTCATTTGGATTTTTTCCCATACGCTTGATTGTTTAGAAATTTTCTGACAGATTAAGGCTCTTTATCTCTACCCTTAACAATACCATATGTTGAGTACATCACTAgcaaggctttttttttttttttttgataagtacatGACTAGTTAAGTCATTGACAGATATATGTTTATAGTGCATGACATGACTAGGAAGGTCATTGACCATTTCTGCCTATCCTTACTTTAAAGTTTCTGATTCCTGGTAATGAAAAGAATGTCTGGTCCCATACCCATTTTTTTTGCAGGTTGCGAAAATGAGCATACAGACTGCTGTTGCGTCTGAATATACCCATATGGTCCTATGTGAGATGGTAGGAGGAAAGACAGCCAAAGAATCATTTGGGGTAAAAGAGGTATGCATTCATGATTTGACTAGATATTTCAATATATTGTCATATTTATGCCATAAATTTGTTGGACATTCTTGTGAGCATTACCTATCAAAGTTCTAATGTTGGCTAACCTTCCCCCACTCTTATATTTCATTCCCTGTGAATATGAAGTAAATCATCTAATcactaaaatccaattttgagaTTACtcttgaaaaaaagaagactaCTTATGTTAAGATCAAATGATTTCTGATGTTGATTATAGATGCATTAGCTGAAccaataatttttctattttcacaCATCAACTTGTTTAAAAGGGTTACTTTTGTTAGTCCAAACCATTTTTTATTGTCTAATTTTGTGTACTTGCCTGTTTATATAATGGCTTATGAACTGTTTTGTGATCATTTTGAACCATTCTCAGAAAACTGTAGACCCTAAAGGCCAGAAAATGATAATCCTGGGAAACCTTTGCGTTGGCTTTGGCAACTTGATTGCAACTGCTGATAATATACCTCCAGGATCTGAAGAATCAAAATTACCTGAAGCAGCTGAAATATTCATCAAGGCAACTTCAAATTGTTGTGCCAGTTTGTGTAGTCACTGCTGTTGCATGTGTGGCATCCAGTTTTGTTCCCAGATGAATAACCAATGTGCAATCGTGTTCACGCAGCTTTGTACTGCTCTAGCGTGTATTGGCTGCTTTGAGTGTTGTGCAACTGTTTGCTGTTCTGGAAGTGATGGACGATAAGAAATTCACCCTCCCTTCCCCTTTTGGGGCTGAGAGGAGCTCATAAGTATTTCATACTTTGCTTTATACTTTATGAGAGGATGGTAGAAACtaaacttattagtattatataCTTTAGGGTTATGTATAGcaatacatgttttttttattataacttaGATACTCATAGACTGGCGCGAAATACATGGgagttttaaactattgagcaCACTTAGATTACTTCAAGTCAACAGATTTGCAGTAGACCTTTTTTGGCTGACTCTTGTGATAGTCACCACAAGttcaaaatatatttgatattgAAGATACTGTTTttcgtttctcaaaaaagaaaaaaagaagaagaagatactGTTTTTCATGGataggttttttaaatttagctgGCTGCATTTGATTTAATTTGCAGTTGCTGTGCCCCACCCAACCTGAAATGAGGCTTGAAGTTTTGGGTAGAAAGTGCTGTAAATTAATGTTAGCTAAATATGCATCAGGCTTCAGAAAGTTGAAGGGCCATGATGCGAACTCGATTAGGATGCCTGGCATTGAATTTCCGGAATATTTTTGTGTTACACCCAAGCTTTATAAATTGGGTTAAGAACTTCATTCTAACCAGGTCTAAATAGTAGGAAATCTCAGTCTAACTAGGTCTAAATGGTAGGAATTCTAATTGAGTAGAAGGGAATTTTACTTCCCTAGATTTAAGAGAAAGAAATACTGCCTTAAAAACACTATTAGTTAATAAGATAATAGACAGTGAAAACTTGAAAACTATGGCcttaaataagataaaatagCAAGAAGTTATGCACATAGTTTACCCTAATTACTTAATAAATGGAATCATGGAGCCAATCCCAACACTGGATCAAACTTATGTCTCAAGATCCTCTCAACAAAACATTACAATTTGCACGTggtatgtttttctttgttcACTGTCATCATAACCATTATTTTATGTGTCCACGTCTCTACCAGAGTTTACATGAGTTTCACTTTCGCTATGATTTTCTTCTACATGTTGCTCTACTTTTTCTTCTTGGTCATCTGAATCCTCTGCCTCTGATTTGTGGTAGAAGGTCTCCTGGATTTTTGTCACACCCTTTTCCACAGGCCCTATAGCTTGATTAATGGTCAACACAACGTCCTGGACAACCTGATCACAATGTGTAGTCTAGAAAGTTAGAacttaaaaattgaatatcttgtaTGGAATGGCTCATAATCAGGGACAGAACTTACATGTTGGACCCCTTCAACAACAATATTTTGAACACTCTCAGTGACACTTGTTCCAGGAGCCTCTACATTAGTTTCCGTCTTTTCAAGCACGGCTGATTTCTCCTTGTCACCTTCCTTTAATTTCAGTGTTTCTTTGGTTGTTTCAGTAGTGACCTTCCCATACTCAGAGACTGGGAGGAAACGATATGGTTCCACCGGAAAAACGTACACATGAGCAACAGCTGCAATGGCCATCTgccgtgagagagagagagagagagagagagagagagatgtatgATCAGGGCTATAAAAATAAACAGGCTAATGTGACGATTTATAGTCTTCAtggtttaataaaaaatattctgCATTGACTACAATTAGGCAAAGAGCTGAAATGAAAAGAAACCGAACAGAAATTAAACAAGTACCTAATCATTATACTAATACCCTTCTAGAAACATGTATCCTTGCAAACTGGTAAACCTAAGCAGTTAAAAAGTGTGAAAAATGCCTAACCAGAACTTCATCTAATTACTCACAATTAGACTAGAAGCACttctattccattcccttagatatcctttttttttttttttttttttttttttttttttttttctgtaacATGTAGAAAGGGACTGATATTTCTACATAAACACGTGAGACCATCCTCTGTGGGACTGTGGACTCTGGTTATCACATTCTACATGTCAGATATAGAACTATTAATCTCCCTTTCTAGTTGATTTGGATATTAGATATTGTCAATTACCATTTGAGGCTTCTTGAAAGTATGTATTCAAGTGATATAATATGAAGAAGAAAGGTATCTTAGAACGAAAGGAAGTTTTAAAATCACAGCAACAGAAACAACTTACTTCCATACAAATCAAGAAATCCTGCAGTCCAGTTTGTAGTTTTCCCTCCTTCGGCAGAACTCCAATTGTATGCAATAGTGCGATACCCACACCTTGCCACCAAGTAGCAAACACAATGGCCTTGAAGCTGATGAACTTTGCAAGTGGCTTTATTGATTGAAGTCTTTCATGGGCTACATTGTAGAACTTCACGAGGCAATACAAAGCCCACATCTGGCTGAAGTTCAATACAACCGCTATATATGGATAACTGCAGGATATGAGAGTGCAGCAGATATTAGcatgagaaaagagaaaaaaaaggaggaggtCACAATTTCTTCTCACTTGTTATTATCTACCATTGCCATATATAGATATCAGGAAGAGATAAGAGTACAGCAGCATTTAGAGTGAAAAAAAAGGGTTGCGCATAAGAATGTTTTCAGCGCTGCTAAGATTGCTTGGATCCACAATTTAACtgagaaaaccaaagaaaataataatatagctATTGTTTGGGCTTGTCCACTGTTGCTTATGAAGGGCAATAAAGAATGAACAAAAATTAACTAATATGTAGCCCAACCATATAAATACAAACTTAATGACATATGTTTCCTACAGCATaatcaagaagaaagaaatttcAGTTGAAACCACtaatgagaaaatcaaaataagtCAAGGGAAATTGACAAACTCCAAACATGACAACAGAATCAAATAGGGATATAAAAGCATGCATGAAGAACACTGGATAATGGcccaaaagaaaatgcatatcTGAGTTATGTCATTATGTGATGTAAGCACTATGTTATAATGAAACATGTACAAATGTTGGACTTGCATATAAGATACATACCCATAGTTCCACTTGAATTCCCCATCACCATAAACACCAAAGAGTTCTAACAATAATGCTAAGAAAGCACAAACTGTCTTCAAAATCATCTGGGCTATCCAGAAAACATTAGTCTAAAAGAGAGATTCAAACTGCACATAGAGAAAGTTCAGTGACTTACATATTGTACAAGACCAAATTTTTCTATTGCAAGCAAATCTTTCCCAAGAGTACAAGGTTTAAAGAAGAAGTTGCTGAACGACCTTTCCTGCACTGTACGATTCTCATCTTCCCCTTCTAACAATGGTTCGCCAAGCTGTTTCCGTGATTTATTTTCAAGCAGTTCAATGACTCTGCTTTCGCCACCtaccatattttttattttgagaaagaacttcatgaaaacactatagcaacaTTATAACCTATTGAAGTGTGATCTTGTCTAACAAACATAGCGGAGATTAATGCAAATATGTGAGTATAGAGAGACAATTTGAGTTGTAGAAAGTTAAAGATGTTAATGTTTAATAAAAGAAAGGTAACAATCTCTTATGGAGACATcacttttcataattttctttcctattaaCTTTCATGGAGGTACTATATTTCATTAGGCTTTCTTTAAGCACTTAAAGTCAAGAATATTTATCCATTTACTCTCTGGCAAGGAAGTACATAAGGTAAAGATACATCTCATTGACCGTAAAACACTTCCAAAGATAAATGGTTAGTCT
This genomic window contains:
- the LOC115968278 gene encoding uncharacterized protein LOC115968278 isoform X1, with product MAEDFVKAVDDGLKLSKRVYGGKAPPRPVAHMVKSPAATEGLPTAVMVYAVIFDPAMVDNPDIPTYQPHVHGRRDPPALIPLQMNGVEMEVDCYLDTAFVRVCGSWRLHCVMGSKSCDCLVAIPMGEQGSILGVVADVLGKSYHTQLIATEDIDGTAKTARAGDCGFLKPHIFTLTIPQVDGGSNLSIKISWSQKLLYSDGELFLNVPFTFPEYVTPLLKKLPKKEKIQLNANAGTGTQVLCKKISHPLKEIRRKVGNLGFLYESEVLSWSSTDFSFSYTVSSSHIFGSVLLQSPSLDDNDQREIFCVYLFPGNQKSRKVFRKDIVFIVDISGSMRGKPIDDTKDALFAALSKLDPEDSFSIIAFNGETYLFSTSLELATKEAVERAIQWIIVNFVAGGATNILLPLNTAMEMLSNVQGSVPIIFLVTDGAVEDERHICDTMKNYLRDGRPICPRIFTFGIGSFCNHYFLRMLATIGRGQYDAAYDIDSVEFRMQKLFTRALSPIFANITLDILDDLNEVEVYPFHIPDLSSESPLTVSGRYQGNFPDTIEAKGVLADLSNYMIELKVEKAKDIPIDRVFAKEQIELLTAQAWLSENKQLEEKVAKMSIQTAVASEYTHMVLCEMVGGKTAKESFGVKEKTVDPKGQKMIILGNLCVGFGNLIATADNIPPGSEESKLPEAAEIFIKATSNCCASLCSHCCCMCGIQFCSQMNNQCAIVFTQLCTALACIGCFECCATVCCSGSDGR
- the LOC115968278 gene encoding uncharacterized protein LOC115968278 isoform X2, which translates into the protein MAEDFVKAVDDGLKLSKRVYGGKAPPRPVAHMVKSPAATEGLPTAVMVYAVIFDPAMVDNPDIPTYQPHVHGRRDPPALIPLQMNGVEMEVDCYLDTAFVRVCGSWRLHCVMGSKSCDCLVAIPMGEQGSILGVVADVLGKSYHTQLIATEDIDGTAKTARAGDCGFLKPHIFTLTIPQVDGGSNLSIKISWSQKLLYSDGELFLNVPFTFPEYVTPLLKKLPKKEKIQLNANAGTGTQVLCKKISHPLKEIRRKVSSSHIFGSVLLQSPSLDDNDQREIFCVYLFPGNQKSRKVFRKDIVFIVDISGSMRGKPIDDTKDALFAALSKLDPEDSFSIIAFNGETYLFSTSLELATKEAVERAIQWIIVNFVAGGATNILLPLNTAMEMLSNVQGSVPIIFLVTDGAVEDERHICDTMKNYLRDGRPICPRIFTFGIGSFCNHYFLRMLATIGRGQYDAAYDIDSVEFRMQKLFTRALSPIFANITLDILDDLNEVEVYPFHIPDLSSESPLTVSGRYQGNFPDTIEAKGVLADLSNYMIELKVEKAKDIPIDRVFAKEQIELLTAQAWLSENKQLEEKVAKMSIQTAVASEYTHMVLCEMVGGKTAKESFGVKEKTVDPKGQKMIILGNLCVGFGNLIATADNIPPGSEESKLPEAAEIFIKATSNCCASLCSHCCCMCGIQFCSQMNNQCAIVFTQLCTALACIGCFECCATVCCSGSDGR
- the LOC115968278 gene encoding inter alpha-trypsin inhibitor, heavy chain 4 isoform X3 — protein: MLVLLGYKQCSYFFCVVADVLGKSYHTQLIATEDIDGTAKTARAGDCGFLKPHIFTLTIPQVDGGSNLSIKISWSQKLLYSDGELFLNVPFTFPEYVTPLLKKLPKKEKIQLNANAGTGTQVLCKKISHPLKEIRRKVGNLGFLYESEVLSWSSTDFSFSYTVSSSHIFGSVLLQSPSLDDNDQREIFCVYLFPGNQKSRKVFRKDIVFIVDISGSMRGKPIDDTKDALFAALSKLDPEDSFSIIAFNGETYLFSTSLELATKEAVERAIQWIIVNFVAGGATNILLPLNTAMEMLSNVQGSVPIIFLVTDGAVEDERHICDTMKNYLRDGRPICPRIFTFGIGSFCNHYFLRMLATIGRGQYDAAYDIDSVEFRMQKLFTRALSPIFANITLDILDDLNEVEVYPFHIPDLSSESPLTVSGRYQGNFPDTIEAKGVLADLSNYMIELKVEKAKDIPIDRVFAKEQIELLTAQAWLSENKQLEEKVAKMSIQTAVASEYTHMVLCEMVGGKTAKESFGVKEKTVDPKGQKMIILGNLCVGFGNLIATADNIPPGSEESKLPEAAEIFIKATSNCCASLCSHCCCMCGIQFCSQMNNQCAIVFTQLCTALACIGCFECCATVCCSGSDGR
- the LOC115968279 gene encoding protein LAZ1 homolog 2 codes for the protein MASNSRSAYADAYQRLHQPALITAGCFVVVALILSIFLILQHLRYYTNPAEQKWIVAVLFMVPVYATELIISLWFPKASLACDILRNCYEAFALYSFGSYLIACLGGESRVIELLENKSRKQLGEPLLEGEDENRTVQERSFSNFFFKPCTLGKDLLAIEKFGLVQYMILKTVCAFLALLLELFGVYGDGEFKWNYGYPYIAVVLNFSQMWALYCLVKFYNVAHERLQSIKPLAKFISFKAIVFATWWQGVGIALLHTIGVLPKEGKLQTGLQDFLICMEMAIAAVAHVYVFPVEPYRFLPVSEYGKVTTETTKETLKLKEGDKEKSAVLEKTETNVEAPGTSVTESVQNIVVEGVQHVVQDVVLTINQAIGPVEKGVTKIQETFYHKSEAEDSDDQEEKVEQHVEENHSESETHVNSGRDVDT